A section of the Nitrospirota bacterium genome encodes:
- a CDS encoding DUF502 domain-containing protein: protein MNRLKAFLKTSLLGGTVVILPVAILILLFKWLFRLVTGMIQPLTDLVMETMYISMYQRIFADLMVLATIVLTCFFVGIFVRTRLGIFIHKTIEEKILKVAPGYTLIKDTVMQFLGGKKAPFSSVALVRVFGTDALFIAFITDSHPDGSYTVFIPTAPNPTSGNICHLKGEHVYLVDVPVEQAMRSVISCGAGSAPLFESMLKKTKEKEAEG, encoded by the coding sequence ATGAACAGGCTTAAAGCTTTTTTAAAGACGTCACTTCTCGGCGGAACTGTAGTCATATTGCCGGTAGCCATACTGATATTGCTTTTTAAATGGTTATTCAGGCTTGTAACAGGGATGATCCAGCCGCTTACAGACCTTGTGATGGAGACGATGTACATTTCAATGTACCAGAGGATATTTGCTGACCTGATGGTCCTTGCCACCATAGTGCTCACCTGCTTTTTTGTGGGGATATTTGTCAGGACCAGATTAGGGATCTTTATTCATAAGACGATCGAAGAAAAAATCCTTAAGGTGGCCCCGGGTTATACACTGATCAAGGATACTGTTATGCAGTTTCTCGGCGGCAAGAAGGCCCCGTTCTCATCCGTGGCGCTTGTCCGGGTATTCGGGACTGATGCGCTCTTTATTGCATTTATAACTGATTCGCATCCTGACGGCAGCTATACCGTCTTTATTCCTACAGCCCCCAATCCGACATCCGGGAATATATGCCATTTAAAAGGCGAGCATGTCTATCTGGTGGATGTGCCTGTTGAGCAGGCAATGAGGTCGGTAATAAGCTGCGGCGCAGGCTCGGCACCGCTTTTTGAGTCCATGCTGAAGAAGACGAAGGAGAAAGAGGCGGAAGGTTAG
- a CDS encoding tetratricopeptide repeat protein — protein MAALFAAAATFLVFLPALQNEFLIWDDDTLITDNLHIRSLGLNTVKWAFTHVGLTTWHPLIFLSFAADYALWGLDPWGFHLTNNILHALNALLVFFLVFRVIALAIPEKNGEGFNEMPLIAGVVTALLFGLHPLRVEAVAWVTARKDVLYAFFYLLSMLAYLEYASSGSGKIRFYLASLILFAMSLMSKPMAVTLPVVLLILDFYPLKRIFSGMGLNRIKVVAAEKVPFFLLTVLMSLITIWTNVSADASAKLQQYSLLERAFAAMRGYLFFIYKMILPAGLIPYFTYPDKVNILSLEYLGAFILFSAITILSIFLLKRDKVYLSAWLYYGITLLPVIGILRIQGNFTRFTYLPCLGPFLLVGLAAGSIYKKTNRRDLKTALVIAFLLLFALLAEKTISQTRIWKDTITLWSYQIEHLPDRVPMAYTNRGIAYDRAGDVQKALADYDRSIKIDPKYVKPYNNRGVLYVSMKKYDEAMKDYNRAIELDPKLAQAYSNRGVAYGILGDYEKAIQDCSKAIEVNPGIPDYYYNRGIAYGVLKRYDEALKDFSMALKLNRSHLKAYNKRGDIFSRLKKYEEAIKDFSMVIQIDPRQAEAYFNRGNAYYRLEDFNPALKDYNKVTEIDPKNATAYFNMGIIYTKLGEDEKAVSSFKRASSLGLKRAEDHLKRKNIN, from the coding sequence ATGGCAGCTCTTTTCGCAGCTGCCGCAACCTTTCTTGTTTTTTTGCCGGCGCTGCAAAATGAATTCCTTATCTGGGATGATGACACATTAATAACCGACAACCTGCACATACGCTCACTTGGCCTCAATACAGTTAAATGGGCATTCACTCATGTAGGCCTGACTACCTGGCATCCTCTTATCTTTCTGTCGTTTGCGGCCGACTATGCCCTATGGGGACTTGACCCGTGGGGTTTTCACCTTACTAACAATATCCTTCATGCACTAAATGCGCTTTTGGTATTTTTCCTGGTCTTCCGTGTTATAGCCCTTGCAATCCCTGAGAAGAATGGGGAAGGTTTTAATGAGATGCCGCTTATTGCGGGAGTTGTAACAGCTCTGCTGTTCGGGCTGCATCCCCTGCGTGTAGAGGCGGTCGCATGGGTGACAGCAAGGAAGGATGTCTTATATGCGTTCTTCTATCTGTTAAGCATGCTGGCATATCTTGAATACGCATCTTCAGGATCAGGCAAGATCAGATTTTATCTGGCATCTTTGATCCTTTTTGCCATGTCGCTTATGAGCAAGCCTATGGCGGTGACCCTTCCGGTTGTGCTGCTAATACTGGACTTCTATCCGTTAAAAAGGATCTTTTCAGGTATGGGATTGAATAGGATAAAGGTTGTTGCAGCTGAAAAGGTGCCGTTCTTTTTGTTGACTGTTTTGATGTCACTGATAACGATCTGGACAAATGTCTCTGCTGACGCATCGGCAAAGCTGCAGCAGTACTCATTGCTTGAGCGTGCCTTTGCCGCGATGCGCGGCTATTTATTTTTTATTTACAAGATGATCCTCCCGGCCGGTCTTATCCCGTATTTTACTTACCCTGACAAAGTAAATATTTTATCTTTAGAGTATCTGGGGGCTTTCATATTATTTTCAGCCATTACAATTCTCAGCATATTTCTGTTAAAGAGGGATAAGGTGTATTTAAGTGCCTGGCTTTATTACGGTATAACACTGCTGCCTGTGATAGGGATATTACGCATCCAGGGGAACTTTACCCGTTTCACATACCTGCCATGCCTCGGCCCTTTTTTACTCGTCGGGCTTGCGGCGGGCAGCATATACAAGAAGACTAATAGAAGGGACTTAAAGACAGCTCTTGTTATTGCGTTTTTATTATTGTTCGCATTATTGGCTGAAAAGACTATCTCGCAGACACGCATATGGAAAGATACTATAACGCTCTGGTCTTACCAGATTGAGCATCTTCCTGACAGGGTTCCAATGGCTTATACAAACCGTGGAATAGCTTATGACAGGGCGGGCGATGTTCAGAAAGCATTAGCTGACTATGACAGGTCGATAAAGATAGATCCAAAATACGTAAAGCCGTATAACAACCGCGGTGTTTTATATGTGTCGATGAAAAAGTATGATGAGGCAATGAAAGATTATAACAGGGCCATTGAGCTGGATCCGAAATTGGCCCAGGCTTACAGCAACCGCGGGGTTGCTTACGGGATACTTGGGGATTACGAAAAGGCTATTCAGGACTGCAGCAAAGCGATAGAGGTCAATCCCGGCATTCCTGATTATTACTACAACCGCGGTATCGCTTATGGTGTTCTTAAGCGATACGACGAAGCTTTGAAGGACTTCAGTATGGCTCTCAAGCTGAACCGCAGCCATCTCAAGGCTTATAATAAACGCGGAGATATTTTCAGCAGGCTCAAAAAATACGAAGAGGCTATAAAGGATTTCAGCATGGTTATTCAGATTGATCCCAGGCAGGCTGAGGCTTATTTTAACAGAGGGAATGCTTATTACCGGCTGGAAGATTTCAATCCAGCTCTTAAAGATTACAATAAAGTTACAGAGATAGATCCAAAGAATGCGACTGCGTATTTTAATATGGGGATCATATACACAAAATTGGGTGAGGATGAAAAGGCTGTTTCAAGTTTCAAGAGGGCATCTTCACTTGGCCTGAAAAGAGCGGAGGATCATTTAAAGCGAAAAAATATTAATTAA
- a CDS encoding tetratricopeptide repeat protein → MQKKKADKTKNPPDEKVESPSQKVIIITAALFVAVVAFLVFLPALQNEFLVWDDNILISENKNIQSLQWAFTDAISNPAILGWYPVTVVSLYVDNLFWGLDPFGYHLTNNIFHAINSFLVFILVFWLVRLGINNDRDEFRISLVSAFVTAVLFGIHPLRVESVAWITERKDLLYAFFYILSILSYIKYVSGPAQKIRYYWGSLLLFSMSLMSKSMAVTLPLVLLVIDYFPLRRFLSEDSGSDLKRIIVEKVPFFCLSLIVSVFTLFQHHEAGTLSIVETQPFIVRLLVSMRGYFFYLYKFIAPSGLVPWYPYPRNISPLSVEYAGSIILFLLFTAASIYLIKRKRLFPAAWFYYLIALLPIIGITQTAGFAAANRYTYLPCLGPFLIAGVISGNAFVKTTKKELRIVLFSLFIVVSGLLIGITQRQILIWRDSISLWSYQIDLFPEDESIVYSLRAAAYKRNGNLNEAVNDYSKAIELSPKWSNAYNNRAIVYEAMGRYEDAINDYNKAIVLEPKYLIALYNRGDLFEKTGKAENALADYTKAIGLDLGRASDVKTRARSLAYKKRAKLNEALGRNVRAIEDYTSYLDIETDAPDIYFSRGSLYLNMGEFDNAVKDFSRAIDLKPGFLEAYGNRGTSYMNLNNHSQAIEDFSMVINLAPQSDMAYMSRGIVYMDMGNPDLAEKDFVKASGLGNKEADKYLKEIRPESRK, encoded by the coding sequence ATGCAAAAAAAGAAAGCTGATAAAACAAAAAATCCGCCTGATGAAAAGGTAGAGAGCCCTTCGCAGAAGGTTATTATAATTACGGCAGCTCTTTTTGTGGCTGTTGTGGCCTTCCTCGTCTTTTTACCGGCGCTGCAGAATGAATTTCTTGTCTGGGATGATAATATTTTGATCTCAGAAAATAAGAATATCCAATCCTTGCAATGGGCATTTACTGACGCAATCTCAAATCCTGCTATTCTGGGATGGTATCCTGTTACTGTAGTATCTCTCTATGTTGATAATCTTTTCTGGGGGCTTGACCCTTTCGGGTATCACCTGACGAACAATATATTCCATGCAATAAATTCATTTCTTGTATTTATTCTGGTATTTTGGCTTGTGCGGCTTGGAATTAATAATGACAGAGATGAGTTCAGGATTTCACTGGTTTCAGCTTTTGTCACCGCGGTCTTGTTCGGCATTCATCCTTTACGCGTGGAATCAGTGGCCTGGATAACTGAAAGAAAAGATCTATTGTATGCCTTTTTTTATATCCTGAGCATCTTGAGTTATATAAAGTATGTTTCCGGCCCTGCACAAAAGATAAGATATTACTGGGGTTCACTTCTTCTATTTTCGATGTCCCTCATGAGTAAATCCATGGCAGTTACCCTGCCGTTGGTGCTTCTGGTAATTGACTACTTTCCTTTGCGCAGGTTTCTGTCTGAAGACAGCGGCAGCGATCTGAAGAGAATCATTGTTGAGAAGGTCCCGTTTTTCTGCCTGAGCTTGATCGTATCGGTATTCACTCTGTTCCAGCATCACGAAGCAGGGACTTTGAGCATTGTTGAGACACAGCCGTTCATTGTCAGGTTGTTAGTTTCCATGAGAGGATACTTTTTTTATCTTTACAAGTTTATAGCGCCGTCCGGCCTTGTTCCGTGGTATCCTTACCCGCGCAATATATCTCCCTTATCTGTAGAGTATGCCGGCTCGATCATTCTCTTCCTGCTATTCACTGCCGCGAGCATTTATTTAATAAAAAGGAAGAGGTTATTTCCTGCAGCCTGGTTTTATTATTTGATAGCGCTCCTCCCGATTATCGGCATTACGCAGACCGCAGGTTTCGCAGCTGCCAACCGGTATACTTACCTTCCATGTCTCGGCCCTTTTCTTATCGCCGGGGTGATCTCAGGGAATGCATTTGTAAAGACAACAAAAAAAGAGTTAAGGATAGTCCTTTTCAGCCTGTTCATAGTTGTATCCGGGTTGCTTATCGGTATTACGCAGAGACAGATATTGATCTGGAGAGACTCCATTTCATTATGGTCTTATCAGATAGATCTCTTTCCTGAAGATGAGTCAATAGTATACTCATTGCGTGCCGCAGCATATAAACGTAATGGGAACCTTAATGAGGCTGTTAATGACTATAGCAAGGCTATAGAGCTGTCACCTAAATGGTCTAACGCGTACAATAATCGGGCGATCGTCTATGAAGCTATGGGAAGATATGAGGATGCGATCAATGACTACAACAAAGCAATTGTGCTTGAACCAAAATATCTCATTGCTTTATACAACCGCGGGGATCTCTTTGAAAAAACAGGCAAGGCAGAAAACGCTTTGGCAGATTATACAAAAGCAATAGGGCTTGATCTTGGCAGAGCATCCGATGTCAAAACAAGAGCCAGATCTCTGGCCTACAAAAAAAGAGCAAAGCTCAATGAGGCTCTGGGCAGGAATGTGCGGGCTATTGAAGACTACACATCATATCTGGATATAGAGACTGATGCGCCTGATATCTATTTCAGCCGCGGGAGCCTGTACCTGAATATGGGTGAATTTGATAATGCCGTGAAAGACTTCAGTAGGGCGATAGATCTGAAGCCCGGCTTTCTTGAGGCATACGGCAACCGCGGGACTTCATATATGAACTTGAATAATCATTCTCAGGCTATAGAGGATTTCAGTATGGTTATCAATCTTGCCCCTCAGTCTGATATGGCATATATGAGCCGGGGGATCGTTTATATGGATATGGGAAATCCTGACTTGGCAGAAAAGGATTTTGTTAAAGCATCCGGCCTAGGCAATAAAGAAGCAGACAAGTATTTAAAGGAGATAAGGCCTGAAAGCCGCAAATAA
- a CDS encoding radical SAM protein, with protein sequence MKCALIIPSWVPEDIFSSKTAGSQINYWQPLGTLYVASSLIKAGHEVRFLNGAFMAHSEILKELHDFQPDVAGIYSTAFGWKKAVHAASQIKMMLKDIFIVVGGPYPIALQEKCLEDLKNIDAVITGEGELTMVEMLQKLSEGKSLEGVQGVVYRDWEKIIKNPPRPLITDLDALPFPARELLGDDRDYIPPPATYKRKPVAVIMTARGCNRRCLFCFQIDKTRKSGIRFRSVENVLQEIELCIKQGYREIKFIDDTLAADYDRAMKLAGEIKKRGLDFTWFASACVNQVDYSLLKAFKDAGCWAILFGAESGVQKDLNTIKKGITLEQTRKAVRAAKEAGLTVYTPFLFGIPGQTYEDGLKTIEFACELNPDIANFHAITPFPGSELYDNLEKYGTMSDDLRDFTYQGAAFVPYSMTRDEITELRQLAFKRFYSRPGYVFGRLLKLRSINDLKAALKGANSLFWLFAKKGVFSRGKTAK encoded by the coding sequence ATGAAATGTGCTTTAATAATTCCATCCTGGGTTCCTGAGGATATCTTCTCATCTAAAACCGCAGGCTCGCAGATAAACTACTGGCAGCCTCTCGGGACGCTTTATGTCGCCTCTTCACTCATCAAGGCGGGGCATGAGGTCAGGTTTCTGAACGGCGCCTTTATGGCCCACAGCGAGATTCTCAAAGAACTGCATGATTTTCAGCCGGATGTCGCAGGGATATATTCAACCGCTTTCGGATGGAAGAAGGCGGTTCACGCGGCATCTCAGATAAAGATGATGCTGAAGGATATTTTCATAGTTGTCGGCGGCCCTTATCCGATAGCGTTGCAGGAGAAGTGTCTGGAAGATTTAAAGAACATTGACGCTGTCATCACAGGCGAGGGTGAGCTGACAATGGTTGAGATGCTGCAGAAACTGTCAGAAGGTAAAAGCCTTGAAGGCGTTCAGGGGGTCGTTTACCGCGACTGGGAGAAGATAATAAAAAACCCGCCGAGGCCTCTGATAACAGACCTTGATGCGCTCCCTTTCCCTGCAAGGGAACTGCTTGGGGATGACAGGGACTATATACCGCCTCCTGCGACTTATAAAAGAAAGCCGGTGGCTGTAATTATGACCGCGAGGGGCTGCAACAGGAGATGCCTCTTCTGTTTTCAGATCGATAAGACGAGGAAGAGCGGCATTCGCTTCCGCAGTGTAGAGAATGTGTTGCAAGAGATAGAACTCTGTATTAAACAGGGATACAGGGAGATAAAGTTCATAGACGATACCCTTGCCGCTGACTATGACAGAGCGATGAAGCTTGCGGGAGAGATAAAGAAACGAGGTCTTGATTTCACATGGTTTGCTTCTGCTTGTGTGAATCAGGTTGATTATTCTTTGCTGAAGGCGTTCAAAGACGCCGGATGCTGGGCAATCCTGTTCGGAGCTGAAAGCGGCGTACAGAAGGATCTCAACACGATAAAAAAAGGGATAACGCTTGAGCAGACGCGCAAGGCTGTAAGAGCGGCAAAAGAGGCCGGGCTTACTGTATACACTCCGTTTCTTTTCGGGATCCCGGGGCAGACGTATGAGGACGGCTTAAAGACCATCGAGTTTGCCTGCGAGCTCAACCCTGACATAGCAAATTTTCACGCGATCACACCTTTCCCGGGCTCTGAGCTTTATGATAATCTTGAGAAGTACGGCACCATGTCCGACGACCTGAGAGACTTTACCTATCAGGGTGCGGCCTTTGTGCCTTACAGCATGACGAGGGATGAGATAACAGAGTTAAGGCAGCTTGCATTTAAGAGATTCTATTCAAGACCGGGGTATGTCTTTGGCAGGCTCTTGAAGCTCAGAAGCATCAATGACCTGAAGGCGGCGTTAAAGGGGGCTAACAGCCTTTTCTGGTTATTTGCGAAGAAGGGTGTTTTCAGCAGGGGAAAAACCGCCAAATAA
- a CDS encoding PIN domain-containing protein has product MKQPVYADTDIILDVLARRTPFYQSAARLFSLAELGEVKIYVSALSFANLHYILRKNLSAHKAVETLRNLRKLVSVLPLDDSIIARALDAGFRDFEDAIQYNTALSKGVAYLITRNVRDYPKPSLTVCTAEEFLAHHSGTELS; this is encoded by the coding sequence GTGAAGCAGCCTGTCTATGCCGACACTGACATCATCCTCGATGTTCTGGCCCGGCGGACTCCTTTTTACCAGTCTGCGGCCCGGCTTTTTTCCCTTGCTGAGCTGGGTGAGGTGAAGATATATGTCTCAGCCCTCTCTTTTGCCAATCTTCATTACATATTGAGAAAGAACCTCTCGGCACACAAAGCTGTCGAAACGCTCAGAAATCTCCGGAAACTGGTTTCTGTGCTGCCTCTTGATGATAGTATTATCGCAAGGGCGCTTGATGCCGGGTTCAGGGACTTTGAAGACGCAATACAATATAACACCGCTCTCAGTAAGGGGGTAGCTTACCTTATCACTCGCAATGTCAGAGACTATCCAAAACCTTCTCTTACCGTCTGTACGGCGGAGGAATTTCTTGCGCATCACTCAGGAACTGAGTTGTCCTGA
- a CDS encoding FAD-dependent oxidoreductase has translation MNINSNFTKSGIKDVVILGGGLAGLSAAHTLSVAGKDLIVIESDPTVGGLSKTIIHNDFRFDLGGHRFITKNEKIEQYVKGLLKDESLAVSRKSKIYMRGMFFDYPLKPSNSIFGLGIPTTAKILFGYIKEKVKGIFITPVNISLEDWVVNNFSRTMFNLYFKDYSEKVWGIDCSRISEEWVSQRIRGLSLWVAIKNAFFKFSGKEVPTLASNFIYPSPGIGYLSDRLKEEIEKSNTVMTGTRVTKIIHKDFTVLSAIAENCDHVYDIEAREFVSSIPVTSLVKMLSPAPPEDVLEAASSLKYRDLVLVTIMVDREKLTDLTWIYIPEKGFSLGRIHEPKNWSPEMAPEGKTHFVCEYFCFEGDDIWKTDDKELTSITVKQLVRLGFIQASEVIDSCVVRVPKTYPLFEVGYEKHYKKLIDYLDNFKNLHITGRNGMFKYYNMDHTMESGIDVAEGIIGKRFPF, from the coding sequence ATGAATATCAATTCTAACTTCACTAAAAGCGGGATAAAAGATGTTGTGATTCTGGGCGGGGGGCTTGCGGGCCTTTCAGCCGCTCATACCCTTTCTGTCGCAGGAAAAGACCTCATAGTTATTGAAAGCGACCCCACTGTGGGCGGGCTTTCAAAGACCATCATTCATAATGATTTCAGGTTTGATCTCGGCGGTCACAGGTTTATCACGAAGAATGAGAAGATAGAGCAGTATGTCAAAGGGCTTCTGAAAGATGAATCACTTGCAGTATCCCGGAAGAGCAAGATATATATGCGCGGTATGTTCTTTGATTATCCGCTGAAGCCTTCAAACTCTATCTTCGGGTTGGGCATTCCTACCACTGCTAAAATCCTATTTGGCTATATTAAAGAGAAGGTCAAGGGCATTTTTATAACACCTGTGAACATCTCTCTTGAGGACTGGGTTGTGAACAACTTCAGCCGCACGATGTTCAATCTCTACTTCAAGGATTACAGCGAGAAGGTTTGGGGGATCGACTGCAGCAGAATAAGCGAGGAGTGGGTCTCTCAGAGGATCAGGGGCCTCTCGCTCTGGGTCGCTATAAAGAATGCCTTCTTTAAATTCAGCGGCAAGGAGGTTCCCACCCTTGCCAGCAATTTTATTTACCCTTCTCCGGGGATAGGATATCTATCGGACAGGCTGAAAGAAGAGATAGAGAAGTCTAACACCGTTATGACCGGAACAAGGGTCACAAAGATCATTCATAAGGATTTTACCGTTCTCAGCGCGATCGCGGAGAATTGTGATCATGTTTATGATATTGAAGCAAGGGAGTTTGTATCAAGCATTCCCGTAACAAGCCTTGTTAAGATGTTAAGCCCCGCTCCTCCTGAAGATGTGCTTGAGGCCGCTTCAAGCCTCAAATACAGGGATCTTGTCCTTGTAACGATCATGGTTGACCGCGAGAAGCTGACCGACCTTACATGGATATACATTCCCGAGAAGGGTTTTTCACTTGGAAGGATACATGAGCCCAAGAACTGGAGCCCTGAGATGGCGCCTGAAGGAAAGACACACTTTGTATGTGAATACTTCTGTTTTGAAGGCGATGACATCTGGAAGACAGATGATAAGGAACTTACCTCTATAACAGTAAAACAGCTTGTCAGGCTCGGTTTCATACAGGCATCAGAAGTGATAGACAGCTGCGTTGTCAGAGTGCCCAAGACTTATCCGCTTTTTGAGGTCGGGTATGAGAAGCATTACAAAAAGCTGATCGATTATCTGGATAACTTCAAGAACCTTCATATCACAGGCAGGAACGGGATGTTCAAGTATTACAATATGGATCATACGATGGAGTCCGGTATAGATGTCGCTGAAGGGATAATCGGAAAACGTTTTCCTTTTTAA
- a CDS encoding sulfurtransferase TusA family protein, with protein sequence MAMKFEKISDGRYMLDVCGYVCPHPQIYTKKSIEKIATGDILELVFDNPSSGETIIQMCDQAGHDILERKEEGGKLIYIIEKG encoded by the coding sequence ATGGCAATGAAATTTGAAAAAATCAGTGACGGCAGGTATATGCTGGATGTATGCGGGTATGTGTGTCCGCATCCGCAGATCTATACCAAAAAATCTATCGAGAAGATAGCAACAGGCGATATCCTTGAACTGGTCTTTGATAATCCTTCATCAGGTGAGACCATAATCCAGATGTGCGATCAGGCCGGCCATGATATCCTTGAGAGGAAAGAAGAAGGCGGCAAGCTGATTTATATAATTGAAAAAGGTTAA
- a CDS encoding YeeE/YedE family protein, which produces MENIEKRNRFWAFAVTGILILISLLYYKVNVYYIYLTVYIWFGFTYGMMLQYGRFCMASASRDLFAAGVPRMAVGILIALIFFSLVSVVLAATNMSTFHAGPLGAHELLGGIIFGVGMVLAGGCASGSLYKIGEGNGTSVLSILGISFGQAIFVDVGGIFNKLLPQSWIDTAQATTWVPKDKITSWFDYYFLGNIVHKNKIILSDTGAFSSISGNVMRNFIANSLINTIIPALLVLILIYVVYMRKGFLKKKQKELKKAGKDETTGFGDDISGIWSMITASQKTTLMGVLIGITAGIHILVMKGMQNKFGISNFGELLIRMGHNSDVSTRGQVFDPGYWYITTQEAQFAGWIMEKVGWNVHDDVFFGVMNGLPELWRNPALWMSAGIIFGACVMALLQREFKFKLPKGELIVWGLGGGLLMGIGARVALGCNIGAFFIRVAGGDPGGWLFGIGMVLGGWCGVKFFNWWTDRKMAKEMAAF; this is translated from the coding sequence GTGGAAAATATTGAAAAGAGAAATAGGTTTTGGGCTTTTGCTGTCACAGGCATCCTGATCCTTATCAGCCTGCTGTACTACAAGGTAAATGTTTACTACATTTATCTCACAGTATACATCTGGTTCGGGTTCACTTACGGGATGATGCTGCAGTACGGAAGGTTCTGCATGGCCTCAGCCTCGAGGGATCTTTTTGCTGCCGGAGTGCCGCGAATGGCTGTTGGCATTCTTATAGCGCTAATCTTCTTCAGCCTTGTAAGCGTTGTACTGGCCGCAACAAATATGAGCACCTTTCATGCCGGGCCGTTAGGAGCGCATGAACTATTAGGCGGCATAATCTTTGGAGTTGGGATGGTACTTGCAGGAGGTTGTGCATCAGGTTCTTTGTATAAAATAGGCGAGGGCAACGGCACATCTGTTCTTTCTATCCTGGGCATATCTTTTGGCCAGGCTATATTTGTTGATGTCGGCGGTATTTTCAACAAACTTCTCCCACAGTCATGGATCGATACTGCTCAGGCAACAACCTGGGTGCCAAAGGACAAGATCACCTCATGGTTTGATTACTATTTTCTTGGCAATATAGTTCATAAAAACAAAATAATCCTTTCAGATACCGGTGCTTTTTCTTCAATCAGCGGGAATGTTATGAGAAATTTTATTGCCAACTCGCTAATAAACACTATCATCCCAGCTCTACTGGTCTTGATACTCATATATGTTGTATATATGCGCAAGGGTTTCTTGAAGAAGAAACAGAAGGAGTTAAAGAAGGCAGGCAAAGATGAAACTACCGGATTCGGCGATGATATCTCCGGGATCTGGAGCATGATAACCGCTTCTCAAAAGACAACCCTTATGGGTGTCCTTATAGGCATAACTGCAGGTATTCATATACTTGTAATGAAGGGCATGCAGAACAAGTTCGGCATATCAAACTTTGGCGAGCTCCTTATAAGGATGGGGCATAACAGTGATGTTTCTACAAGGGGCCAGGTGTTTGACCCGGGGTATTGGTACATAACTACACAGGAAGCCCAATTTGCAGGCTGGATAATGGAGAAGGTTGGATGGAATGTCCATGATGATGTCTTCTTTGGTGTCATGAACGGGCTTCCGGAATTATGGCGTAACCCCGCACTCTGGATGTCTGCTGGAATTATATTTGGCGCTTGTGTAATGGCGCTTCTTCAAAGGGAATTCAAGTTCAAACTTCCAAAGGGTGAACTCATTGTATGGGGACTTGGCGGCGGGCTTCTTATGGGAATAGGCGCGCGTGTTGCACTTGGATGTAACATAGGGGCATTCTTTATCAGAGTTGCAGGCGGCGATCCGGGCGGATGGCTTTTCGGTATAGGCATGGTTCTCGGCGGCTGGTGCGGAGTCAAGTTCTTTAACTGGTGGACAGACAGAAAGATGGCAAAAGAGATGGCAGCCTTTTAA